The nucleotide sequence AAAAACCATCTAAATTCAGGTTATTTGCAGAAAGTGCAAGGTCAAGGCTAGATGTTTGGTAATCTTGATCACGTTGTTTCAGAATGTCTTTAGAAACATGACCAGCTGCGATTTCACGTAGAGCAACAACAGTCGGTTTGTCATTGTCCCATTCTACAGTTGGTTCAATGCCCTGACGTGCCAATTGACGCGCGCGTTTGCTTGCCACTAGTACAAGCTCAAAGCGGTTGTCTACATGGTCTAAACAATCTTCAACGGTTACGCGTGCCATAGGAATTCTCGTTTGGATAATATTTTAACAGACTGCGAAGTATAAAATGCTTTGTCTAAAGACTCAAGTTTTAATCACTCTTCCTTTGGAGTAATTAAAGCCTGGATCAGTTTTTCATGACGCTGGGCTTGTTGAGACAATACCAGACGATTGGCAATAATCACAGCTTCAAGGTCATGCAGGGCCTTGTTGAAGTCATCATTAATAATCACATAATCAAAATTGACATATTGCTGCATGTCTTCAACCGCGCAGCTAAGGCGGTGTTCAATCACTTCAACAGAATCGGTACCGCGATTTGAAAGACGCTGACGCAGGTCAAACTGGCTAGGTGGTAAAATGAAAATCTGTTTGGATTCAGGGAATAAACGACGAACCTGTTGTGCACCTTGCCAGTCGATTTCCAATAATACATCGTGGCCTTTGGCGAGTTGTTCTTTTACCGTCGCTTGAGCAGTACCGTAATAGTTACCAAATACTTCTGCATATTCAATGAAGCCACCTTCATTGACCAGATTTAAGAAGTCTTCTTTAGTAGAGAAATGGTAATGTACGCCATCGAGTTCACCAGGTCGTTGCCCGCGTGTCGTATGAGAAACAGAAACGTGAAGATTATTGACGCGTTCAAGTAATGCCTTAACGAGGGATGTTTTGCCTGTTCCGGACGCAGCAGAAACGACAAACAAGAGACCCGACATGATATTTTTCCTGATATGATAAAATATCTTCTCTATTTTAGAGCAGAGCTGCTTTAAACTAAATAGTTGTACGTCGATTGTTTGACATTTATTTCAATTGTTACGCTATAAATTGAGTGAGTATTGAGGATTCTATGCAAATTGTTTTAGCCAACCCGCGTGGTTTCTGTGCTGGTGTGGATCGTGCCATCGCGATCGTGAACCGGGCTTTAGAATGTTTCAATCCACCGATCTATGTGCGTCATGAAGTCGTTCATAACAAATTTGTAGTAGATGACCTGCGTCAGCGCGGTGCGATTTTTGTCGATGAGCTGGATGAAGTGCCAGATGACAATATTGTGATTTTTAGTGCGCATGGTGTGTCTAAAGCAGTACAACAAGAAGCGGAACGCCGTGGGCTGAAAGTCTTTGATGCAACTTGTCCATTAGTGACTAAGGTTCATATTGAAGTGACCAAATATGCTCGTGAAGGGGTTGAAGCAATTTTGATTGGCCATGAGGGTCATCCAGAAGTAGAGGGCACGATGGGACAGTATGACAAAAAAAATGGTGGTGACATCTATCTAGTCGAAGATGAAGAAGATGTTGCAGCTTTAAATGTCCGAAATCCAGATCGGGTGGCTTTTGTCACCCAAACTACTTTATCGATTGATGATACAGCTAAAGTTATTGATGCTTTGCGTAAGAAATTCCCGAATATTCAGGGACCACGTAAAGATGACATCTGTTATGCGACTCAGAACCGTCAGGACGCGGTACGGGATTTAGCAGCACGTTGTGATGTGGTGCTGGTTGTGGGATCCCCAAATTCATCGAATTCTAACCGCTTGCGTGAACTGGCAGAACGTATGGGTAAACCAGCTTATCTAGTAGATAATGCAGATGAGTTAAAACAGGAATGGTTCAATGAGAAAACTCAGATTGGGGTGACTGCGGGAGCCTCAGCACCTGAAATTTTGATTAAGCAAGTGATTCAGCGTTTACAGGATTGGGGAGCTGCTATTCCGCAAGAATTACATGGTCGGGAAGAGAATATAACTTTTAGTCTACCAAAAGAATTGCGTATCCCAGTTACTCAAGCATGACAAAGACTTATTTAATTTACTGATTTTTATTTCTAAATGAACAGGTAATTGTACTTTGCAGTTATCTGTTTTTTTATGCCGTTTGTCTCTATTCGTGTGGGTTTTGTAATTTCTTTCGATACTATTTTTAATGAGGTAAAGTTTTATTGCCTTGGGGAAGGGTATGCAGAAAAAGAATGGATTTACGTTAATTGAACTCATGGTAACCATTGCAGTACTTGGGATTATTGCAACTATCGCAGCTCCTAAATTTCAGGACACGATGGACAAGCGATCAATACAAAAAACTACTACAGATTTAGAGGAATCTTTGACCCAAGCGAGATCTGATGCTGTTTTATATCGTAAAGATATTACTGTGCATTTGGGTACAAATGGTCAGGACGATCCAGCTAACCGCTATTGGAATCCAGTTGAAGGCGTAACTTTGGAATTTATTGAGGGAGCTTGTGTAG is from Acinetobacter sp. ANC 7912 and encodes:
- the rpoZ gene encoding DNA-directed RNA polymerase subunit omega — protein: MARVTVEDCLDHVDNRFELVLVASKRARQLARQGIEPTVEWDNDKPTVVALREIAAGHVSKDILKQRDQDYQTSSLDLALSANNLNLDGFSFQ
- the gmk gene encoding guanylate kinase, yielding MSGLLFVVSAASGTGKTSLVKALLERVNNLHVSVSHTTRGQRPGELDGVHYHFSTKEDFLNLVNEGGFIEYAEVFGNYYGTAQATVKEQLAKGHDVLLEIDWQGAQQVRRLFPESKQIFILPPSQFDLRQRLSNRGTDSVEVIEHRLSCAVEDMQQYVNFDYVIINDDFNKALHDLEAVIIANRLVLSQQAQRHEKLIQALITPKEE
- the ispH gene encoding 4-hydroxy-3-methylbut-2-enyl diphosphate reductase, whose amino-acid sequence is MQIVLANPRGFCAGVDRAIAIVNRALECFNPPIYVRHEVVHNKFVVDDLRQRGAIFVDELDEVPDDNIVIFSAHGVSKAVQQEAERRGLKVFDATCPLVTKVHIEVTKYAREGVEAILIGHEGHPEVEGTMGQYDKKNGGDIYLVEDEEDVAALNVRNPDRVAFVTQTTLSIDDTAKVIDALRKKFPNIQGPRKDDICYATQNRQDAVRDLAARCDVVLVVGSPNSSNSNRLRELAERMGKPAYLVDNADELKQEWFNEKTQIGVTAGASAPEILIKQVIQRLQDWGAAIPQELHGREENITFSLPKELRIPVTQA
- a CDS encoding GspH/FimT family pseudopilin, which codes for MQKKNGFTLIELMVTIAVLGIIATIAAPKFQDTMDKRSIQKTTTDLEESLTQARSDAVLYRKDITVHLGTNGQDDPANRYWNPVEGVTLEFIEGACVGGSWSTTEMSPPLSSIKFLPQGNVDGLPANLEITITNGEAENFISLTHFGRVSSSKTSAFVGGC